DNA sequence from the Cercospora beticola chromosome 8, complete sequence genome:
TGTTGATCACGCCACCGGAGAGGACAACTTCCTTCGACACTTTGACTTGAGACAGCTTCCCTTCATGACTGAACTCCACGCCGACAGCCCTATCTCCTTCGAGAAGGACCTTGGTGGCCAGAGCCTCTGTGAGGACTTTGAGATTAGGTCGATTGAGGTTTGGGCGGAGGTAACCAGTCGCTGCatagcttcttcttcctggATCATCGGTTCTGTTCACTGCGGCCAAGCTGGAGTAGAAGCCGTAGTGGTCTCCCGACCAAGCATCGTGCAAAGTTCGGTCATTACCGCCGACTTCGTATGCCGCCTCGCAGAAGTCGTACTCGAAAGGCTCGTAGTAGTCGTTGAAAGAAGTGTGAATGGGACCATCGCTACCATGATACTTCTCCTTAGCTGCCGCGGGCATAAACTGAGCACTAGGCGGGTCTTTCTCGCTTGGGTCTAGAGTCTGGTGCTTCTTGAAATATGGAACCATGTCATCCCATCCCCAGCCCTTGTTGCCCAGCGATGCCCATCCATCGTAATCTTTTCGGCTTCCGCGAACATACATAAGATAATTGATTCCAGAAGACCCGCCAAGCAACCTGCCGCGAGGCATGGAGTATGTCTTGTTTCCAGCTGTTGGCACTGGCTCTGACTGGAAGCACCAATCGTACTTTTCTCGTCCGATCATAGTAGGATAAAGACCTGGAGTGTACACCTGTGGATCGTCCATCAAGTCTTTGCCAGCTTCAATCACTCCGACTTTGACGTCAGGGTTCTCCGAAAGTCTTGCGGCTACGCAAAGGCCAGCCGTCCCGCCTCCTACGACGCAGTAATCGAACTCTTGCGAGAGGAAGTCATCGATGTTGCAAAGCGCTGAGCCGGATTGGCCATTTGCGCCGTTCGTTGTTCCTGGCATTTTATTGTTGTTGGCTTAAGACAATGTGTCTGGATTCGATTATCGCAATGTGTATCACGGAGCAATTTGCATTTCCTCCAGTGATTTAATACTTTGCCCGGTTCAATGGAACCTACGTCGATCAATCAAAGGCTTGTCGCATTCACCCCTCTCTTCTTCAGGTAACACGCGTCTGCACGCCTATGAAGGATGTGAGCTCTCAGCTGCCCTGCATGAACAGCTGCTGTACTCCGCATTCAGCACCTCCGCAGTACGGGCTACAACCTGCTATTCGCCGCGATCTCTCCCTATTGAGCACCCGGCCTGCATGGCGTGCATTCGATCGTGGTGCCACTAACGACCGTTGGCCAACATTGGGCGATGGGTCTTCAAGTGGCTCCAAAATGTTCATTGCTAGCCTCCATGGCCAAGACCTCAGACCTAGTCATTCCTTTTGATCGAAACTATCGCTTCGTGAATGTTTCTGGTCGCACAGTCTGCGCATGGTACGCTCCGTCACGAATTCAGAGTACGCGTCTTGCCGTGCAAGCTTTCGGGTGCACAACGTCGTCCGTTTCATGGACAGTTCAATATCAGTGGTTGTGGGAATGTTGGTTGGCAAACACGTTCTCATCGCATCAAGCCACCCAGATCCTTTTCCATGTCGTTGACTCGCTCACTCAgcgtctgcttcttcttctcgagttctCTAATCTcggcttcttccttctccaagTCCTCCTTCGTGATCAAAGGACCGGTAATCGTcctgtcctcgtcctcgtatGGTATCAggtcctcgtcatcatctgACACGGGTAGTCGATTCATGCGCGCGAGATCTTCAGTTTGTTGATTGACTTTCGCTTCATAGTGCTTGATGTTGGCAGTCAATTGTCGGTGCCGACTGCGTAATTGGGAGATCTTGTCTGCGGTTCCAGGGATATTGTAGACTGCCAATAATCTCTCTGCACCCTCAAGCAGGACTTCGACATCCATCTCGCCTTTGATTCGAGCAGCTGCGGACTCTTGGCGTGTACGATTGTACAGATCGCCGCCTAACACAGCAGCTACGGCCCTGCTTTTGGGCTGCCTTTGGCCATAGACAGTAGCTCGACGCTTGGGTGTCTTTGCAGTCGATGCCGGGGCCGGATTCGAGGTGTTGTTCGAGTCATTGTTGCCCGGTGCTCCTGGAAGAGGTGGCGGAGCCAGATGAAACAGCGCTCGCTCGTGTTGCTCTGTATCTCGAATCAAAGATGTAATGTCGTGCTGAGAAAGTAACGCATTGGTGAACATCTTGGGTCCAGGAAAGGGAAGTTCTGCTATCGAAGTGGCGCATAATGAAATTTGCTCCAAATGGGAGTTGAGAAGAGCCGCCATGGTGAGTAGGTCCTTGCTCAAGTTCTTCTACGCGTCCACAGAGTATTGTCCGGTGTCCTGGCCAAGCGACAGAGGTGAAGTTCGGAAGTTGAGTTGTGGAAGACGCGCCTCAAACGTGACGCAAAGTCGCAAACACGCACGGACCTCGCTGGAGCTTGCGttgcgttgctgctgctgagaggAAGCCGATCGGCCATCACTGCATCAAACACACGACACTCGACCTCGCCGTCCACGCCGCCCACAACACCGCCACCAGACTTTGCAACGATGGCGGACAAGATGGAAGTCGATGCCGTCAACGgtgagaagcagcaggagagcACCGGCCCAGCGCCAGACCTCACGCCAGAGCGCAGTACGTCGCCATCGGCTGCCTTCCACCGCGATAGCACATGCTAACACATCACTTCCGATAGTCATTCAGAACAACCTCAAGTTCATCAACCAGGCCGTCGAGACCTTTGATTCACGATTCACACTACGAGCGCTCCGAAGCATATCGACCCTTCGCAAATCACCCAACTTCGCTGAGGCTATCGTGCTGGGCATCCGAACCGCATACCCCAAGCCATCGCGGCCGCGTCAAATATTGGAAGAGCTACTCCCCAAGAATGTGCAAGTTGCGCAAAATGGATCGTCCgggaaagagaaggaggcggCAGAACAGCACGTACATCAAGAGGTGTGGGCGTATCTAGGCGTCTTGGTGCAGGTGAGTCGTGGACGAGAAACGTGAGGAAGACCATGCTGACAGCCAAAGGTGTACCTGTATGACAACGGCGAGTTCCAAAAAGGCGCGGACTTCAGTGACAACTTCGTCGATAAGATTCGGGAGTGGAACCGCCGAAGTCTCGATCAGATCGGCGCAAAGGCATACCACTACTACTCGTTATTCTTCGAGGAGCTCAATCCAAAGCCTCCCTCAAAGCAAGCAAAGGTGATCGAGCTCCGACCGACCCTTCTGGCAGCTCTTCGATCAGCAGTCATCCGCAAGGATGAGGATACACAAGCCGCGGTGACTGTGCTCCTTCTACGGAACTATATTAGCACAGCGGACATCACTCAGGCGGACCTCCTGGTCGCTCAGACCCAATTCCCGCAATCGGCGTCGAACAACCAGGTCTGCCGATACCTCTACTACCTCGGCCGCATTCGAGCAATCCAACTCGCATACACGCAGGCTCATGAGAACCTCGAGTCGGCTACACGGAAGTCGCCTACCACCGGACCAGCTGTTGGATTCTATCAGCAGTCTATGAAACTCCTGATTGTTGTCGAACTGTTGATGGGTGACATTCCAGAGCGATCTCTCTTCCGCCAACCGACCCTCGAAGCCGCCCTCTACCCCTACCTCAAGCTGGTGCAGGCAGTTCGCGTTGGTGACCTGCAGGCTTTTCTGAAGTGTGTCAACCTGAACGAGGCGCAATTCCGCAAAGACGGCACCTACACTCTCATCCTCCGACTTCGCCAGAATGTCATCAAGACCGGCGTCCGCATGCTGTCCCTCTCCTACTCCCGGATTTCTCTCCGCGATATTTGCACGCGTCTCGGCGTCGAGAGTGAAGAGTCGGCTGAGTACATCACCGCAAAGGCGATCCGAGATGGTGTCATAGAAGCCAGTCTGGACCATCAGAATGGACACATGGTGACTGTCCCACAAAAGGACGCGTACAGCACAACGGAGCCAAGCGAGGCTTTCCATGCCAGAATCAGCGCTTTGTTGGGTATGAGAGATGAGTGCGTTATGGCTATGAGATACCCGATGAACAAGCATCGCCAGGAGATCGCCGAGGCTGCAAAGGCTCGGGATCGCGAGCGAGAGCTGGCTAAGGAGATCACGGAGGGCGACATGGATGAGGAAGAAACCGATGGTGGCTTTGATGGCATGTGAGAGACGCCCTTGAGATGActagtcgtcgtcgtcaaagCCAAAGTGGACTGCATTCAGCCAGCGGCTTGTGTATAATATGCATCATCGATAGAGCTGCGAGCACGAACGACTTTCTACGACTGGCTGAGCAATACCGCGGCCTGTCAGAGCCTCTTTCTATTGCTGCCATTCTCTACCCTTGAGTAGCGTCGTTGAAGAGAGAATTGACATTCCATTTTCGATCGCAAATGTCTGAAGGGGAATAGGTATACCTCGCTTTCCGAACTTTCCTCCATTGCCGTGCTCATAGGATTCGTAGAGATCATCCGGCTTTGAACGACCACTTTACCATCTGTCATCGTCTCTGCCACCATCTCCGTATTCCCCATCATACCGTCCCTCAGCTCTTCCTTGATCATAAGCATCGTCAATACGATCTCCATAACCCTCCACCTCGCCTACTTTATCTCCCATCCAACCCGCTACACGCTCCGGAGCATCTTCCACATCATCAACCGCATTATCCCACTTCCTCTCAACCCGCTCAGGCACATCTTCCACATCATCCACAGCATCATCCCACCTTCTTTCCACTCTATCCGGAAACTCCTCCATCTCACCCACTTTCTCTCCCGTCCAACCTGCAACATTCTCCGGCGCGTTTTCGACATCTCGACCAAATTCGTTGAATTTGTTTTCGGCGGAGTATTTATCTTCTTCCCAGTCTTCTTTGACTTTCTCGCCTTCGTGCATGAGAAGAGCTCCGCCGGCAATACCTGcggctgcggctgctgcCATGCCTAGCCAGCCGTGGCCGGATTTCTTCttgtgctcttcttcttcgtggtGTGAAGAGCCACCTTGGGGACCCATTGGGTAGCCGCTGCCGCCTTGGTGTTGTTGGTATTGGGGGCCTGGACGCTCGTAGCCGCCGGGGCCTGATGGGCCGCCGTGGGGTCCGCCACTGGGAGAGATGTTAGTCTTCTCTCATTGTGTCTGATTGCAAATGCGTGTTTACCCATAGCCTCCATCATACGCTGGTCCTGGTCCTGCATTATGTCCTCCGCTTCTACGAGGAAATTCGAAAGTTCGCTCGCCGTTCTCTGGGTTGACGAAGATGTAGCGGCCGTCTCTGGCATCCCACTCTGCTCTCCATGGGTAAGGCACATcttgtggtggaggaggtctGTTGTCGCCGTATCCGCCACCATAGttgccgcctccaccacTGTGGttgccacctccgccgccataGCCTCCTCCATATCCGCCTTGTTGTTCGTAGCCTCCTTGGCCTCCGTAGTACTGATTTGCAGCCATTGTTGCAGCTGGCGAAGCTAACAAGTCTCTCGAGGTAAGCAGAGCTGTTCAACGATAGAGCTTGGTTGAAGAGAGAGGTCGGATGTTCTTGAGAGAGAAGCAGAGCGACGTGACGTGAAGTAATAAAGTGAGCGGACCAACAAACAATGCATACGTAACCTTCGACCCTTCTTGTCCAATTCGTGCAAGAGCGAGCTGCCCCGCCAGCACGTGCATGAATAGCAACGGCGCGTGTGGCCACATTACATTACGCGGTAAGCTGCGGCGAGAGCGCGGTATGTGCATGCACAAGCTCGCGAAATTCCCCTGCATAGATTCGAAGTCCAGAGCTGGCTGGCTAAGCCTCCTTGGTCTTTTCCACAAATCGCTCAAGCCATTTGTCGGCGCTTCTCAATACGAAGTCCGTCAAGATTTGTGTTTTCGCACAGCCACCACGGCAGTCGTCAGTTGGCTGTCTGAGCAGAGGCGGTGCAGCGACGGCAACACGCGGATTGGACAAGCAAGGTGGGATGAGGCATTTCTGAAGATTGACAGCAGGGATAGGAATCGGGTTCTGCAGGGATCGGAAATGGTCAAGCCTTTTGTCTGTTTGCTTGGCAAGAGCTTGGTCTCCTTCATCAGCATCGCAGCGGCCGGGTCAACTCCGTCCTCCGACTTCACATCGCCtcttatattcctctagTCGGTGTGCTGTACTTTCGCCATTCCAAAGTTCCCCAACACCTTCGCCTGTCAGGGTCGGCAGACCCACTTGTTCCACTACGAGACTTGCCGCAACGGCTCCATACTTCCCAGCCTCCACATAGCTACCAGTCTCTTGATACCCTATCGCAAATGCTCCGAGGAAAGCATTTCCGGCGCCAGTAGTATTTATAACACTCTTCGAGTCCGCACTGTAATATGCTGGGAGCCATGTTGGCGAGATCGTTCTGCAGAGCATCAGTATCCAGATCAGCAAAAATAAGTGTGATGCTCACCTAGACGTGATTAGACAGCCATGTTCGGCACATCTGATCACCGCACAGCCATTGCCGGGACCGATTCCTGCTTGTACGAAGCGCGCCGCGTGCGTCTCTACTCGACAACGATCGAATTCTGTATCTGATACGCCGCCGAAGAAGCTGGCCAACTCCATGTGGTTCGGAGAGAATACATCGATCATTGCAGCAGCCATCAAATGTTCTTCAAGACTTCTCGGACTGCATGATTTTGCTTGTGGTTCCCAGATGAGGAGAGGTCTTTCCAGATCGTGCTGTGACCGACGTGCATTCAAGATCTTGCTTACCGATTCCGAGAGTGTGGCTGGAActtcgaagaagtggaagcaTCGAGCACAAAGGATGACAGACTTTGTCAAGTCATCCGGACTCGTGTTCAGCGGCAGAGTCAGCCGCTCATAGTAGCGCTCTACAACGATCAGCTTGAACATGTgcctcgacatcatcatcaaggCACAGAATGTGCATTCGACTTACCACTCTCAGATGCCCCATAATGGACAACGCCTCTCGCGGTTGGTACGTCTTCACGTGCCAGAAGTATGAGATCCACTTTCCAGCTTTGAAACAAATGGATCATATTGACTGGAAACCCCGCTCCTTTCAATAGTACCAAGCAGATGTTCGCTGGATCCTTTGGCGAAAATAGTCGGGCTCCCAAAGTTGCTGCAGTAGTCAGTGTGCGCACAAATTTTCCAACTTGGCCTGTATACCAAATGTGACTGAGCCTCCGACAACATCCTCACGGACTGTCTTGCCCCCTTTCCTTATTTCGTCGAGCCATACTCCGCCAAGAGCAACAAAGCGTGGACCTTCTACCTGCTGCTCCAGAGAGTTCGAAGAAGCGACAGGCATTGATGCTTCTGAGCTTTGCTGTGCGTGTGGTCCAATACTTGATCGCACTGATCTGCACACCAGTGTTAGCTCAACTGCGCTGTTGGCTCGGAGCTTGCAGAATCATCATGTGCTGCGTGGGAAGGGCCGTGGAGGGCGAGGTGCAAGTGCATGCGCATGCACACGCTCTCTCGCAAGAAGCAGTATTCACTGCAGCGGCTGCATTGCGATATCAGGTCAGTGTGCGATTGGGAAAAGTGAGTTGGAGATTCCGGCCCTTTTTCCATGCCGTCTGCCTCTCAAGCTGACCTTGAAGCAGAAATTATCCCTTGGCGAGAGGATTCAGGACTACACCGCGTGTCATGAAGCACTGGCTATTTTCGAGATCCTCGAGCCAGTATTGCTCTACCTTCCGATACGGTCCTTGTTACTCGCTCAGGGTGTTAGCAAGTCTTGGCGCGGTGTTATCGAAAGGTCTCAGTCAATTCAGAAAGCTCTCTTTTTCTTCCCGGTGCCTGAAGGACCTCTCTGCTATATGGATTGGGAATTCGACGACAAGAGGTACTATTATCCCTTCTGGAATCTTACCCGGAATCCGGAACGGAATCGGCCAATCTGCGGTGAATACGGAACCGAAACGTACGTGCAATACCGAGCACACTGGGGACAAACGCGGCAAGATGTGGGCAGATATCGCGTGTTCGTGAATCCCCTACTTGCTGAGCTTTTTCCGATTCTCAGCCCGAGAGGCACTTGGAACTCGTTGAGTGATCCGCCCTCAGGCATGATGAATCCAAACGCttcgtggaggaggatgtaCCTGACCCAGCCGCCTGTCGCACAGTTGTTTATCAAGAGCAATAGGTCAGATCGTCTCTGGGAGTACACGAGTCTGGACACCTTCAGCCAGAGCATTTTCTGCGGCCTCCGCGGACGGGAACTCTGGGGTCGACTCGGCCACGAGAGTAGGAGGATGTGGATCCATGGTGTAATGGACTGGCAAGAGTACAAAGGGGCGGACGACCTGAAGCGAGTAGTCCGCAAAGCAGGTGAGCAGGGTCGGCTCTGTTCCTAGCCTGAAAGAGGTGTCCTTGGTGATATATATTCGACTTGCTGCCAAAAGTCCGTCTGGCTCCTAGTTCTCAGGGGCGGAACCTTGGAGAGTGTCGCTGCGAAATCTCCACGCGTTCGCGAGCGAAGAAGTATAGGAAATGTAATGTTTCTTTGGAGCGAGCTGTCGTGAAAGACGACGCCTGACTCTGAGCAGAGTCGTCTGTCGCTGACTCCACATTGATATCCTTGCGGTTCGTAGAACTCCAAGGCTAGCACATCGTGTCGTTGCAAAGACAATGAGAAGTGGCTCATCTTCCGTCCAAGGTGTTGATACTCGTGCTTCCGGACGTAGAGTTCGAGAACCAGCTTCTAATCTAGTTATGGCAGGGAGACTTTCTGATGTACCAAGATGTCATTCGGCCAACGGCTGCTGCAGGTGCCCGTATGGTTGCGGCGAGTATCGAAACAGAAAATACGaagtaaagagaaaggtTTCGACATACCGGTCAAGATCTCTCTTGCTCACCGTCACCGACGCTTCAGCTGATTATCTCTGCATTCCGCGATTGTTTGGGGCCAACGGTATTTGGgaagcgaagacgaagatgattgAAAGCGGCGTGGAAGGAGAGATCCCACGGCCCACATTTACTGATGAGTCAGCAGCTCCTGCACCCGATCTTTCGATTCGAGTCCTCCAAGCTGCAATCCTCTGCGGCAGTCGCAAAACTACCGACATATAAATCTAGGCCTTCTGCCAAATGCATACATACATATACTGAACACATACGCAGTGATCAACTTGTGCGTGCAACGCGACCTAAATGCGTACAGTGGAGCGATCACGGAATGACGAAGGCCAAGTCGGGCGCCGAGGTTGCGAAAGTCGAGAAGATGGACGGGGATGCGATTGCGTGACGGCATAGGGCTCGCACTGGGCTTCCGTAAAGACAGAAATGAGGGCAAAGAGGGAACGTGGTATGCTAGTGTCGGGTGTTACTGGAAGTCCCTCAAGTGCCACCTTGAACACAAAGGACACGATTTTGGGAACAGGGAAATGAAGCGGCATGGTAGTAGGTAGGCTGAGCCTCGCGAGAATTGCTCATGTTCATTCTGATCGTAATAGGGCGAGTCGCCATCCAACCATGTTAAcgccttctcctctcgcAGCTACTACTGCTTAAGCCCGCCAAATGTGGTGAGCATAGCATCCTTCAAACGCCTTCCCATGCCCATGTTCTCCTTGTTCGGATGATCCTGAAAACTGACGGCCTTGACCGAGTTTGCCGTTGCCGGCCTAGGCTGCTTGCCTCTAATACTTGCGGCCGGCTTTGCCATGTCGTGTTTCTCGTGGTTGTTCTGCTGGATGTCGCCGTTGTGCGGAAAAGCGAAATCTCGTGCTATGGGAGTTGCAGCCTCCGACGAACTGTAGCCAGAGTCCTTGCGCTTGACGGGTCCTATCGAACCCGGCCTTGCATTGGTCTCACCTGCTGCAACTCCCTCGCACCCCTACGAGATCCCGTGCTGCTGTTTGAGCTCTTCTAATCTCTGCTGGCGCTCGGCGAGATCTTGTTGGCTCTTGGCCACTGCGATGGTGGTCAGTTTGTTGTCCAATGCACGTATTTGTCCGCAGCATGCATACTCTTTTCTGGCTGGTGATAGAGGACGACCAGATAGCGGTTCTGGAAGTTGAAGCCGTTCAGTTTGTCGCAGGCCGACTTGGCATCTAGTACATCTTCGTAGACGACGAATGCAGTGCCCTTGGTGTTGGAGGCGATGCCTTGGCGGATTTGACTAGAGGAGGAATGTAAGCACGTGAACTCTTCGCCGGGCCATCGCGCGGCCTCGAGACAGCAGCGGGAGTCGCGCAAGACGTACCGGATAGGCCCAAATTTGCCGAAGAGGTCAAATAGCTCCTCGGTGGAGACGTTGTAGCTCAGGTTCTTCACGAAGAGTGCACTGCTCGTTATCAGTCGGCCGCTTTGGGATGTAGATTTCGGGCATGGGCGCCGTCGCAGGCGATGCGGCAGGACTTACCGGTTGACTTC
Encoded proteins:
- a CDS encoding uncharacterized protein (BUSCO:EOG09262CMP): MADKMEVDAVNGEKQQESTGPAPDLTPERIIQNNLKFINQAVETFDSRFTLRALRSISTLRKSPNFAEAIVLGIRTAYPKPSRPRQILEELLPKNVQVAQNGSSGKEKEAAEQHVHQEVWAYLGVLVQVYLYDNGEFQKGADFSDNFVDKIREWNRRSLDQIGAKAYHYYSLFFEELNPKPPSKQAKVIELRPTLLAALRSAVIRKDEDTQAAVTVLLLRNYISTADITQADLLVAQTQFPQSASNNQVCRYLYYLGRIRAIQLAYTQAHENLESATRKSPTTGPAVGFYQQSMKLLIVVELLMGDIPERSLFRQPTLEAALYPYLKLVQAVRVGDLQAFLKCVNLNEAQFRKDGTYTLILRLRQNVIKTGVRMLSLSYSRISLRDICTRLGVESEESAEYITAKAIRDGVIEASLDHQNGHMVTVPQKDAYSTTEPSEAFHARISALLGMRDECVMAMRYPMNKHRQEIAEAAKARDRERELAKEITEGDMDEEETDGGFDGM